One segment of Candidatus Micrarchaeum acidiphilum ARMAN-2 DNA contains the following:
- a CDS encoding conserved hypothetical membrane protein yields the protein MGRFAKSYYLSMLIYVFGAVFFVLYSLIVVPVAGYYHEDIAQMVSPVVGNYSAFLGYLFLSSVAIVTASLLVFAVSIIFARRDGVILSRRTVMLPVIMYVLAYLLLVGSSI from the coding sequence GTGGGAAGATTCGCAAAGAGTTATTACTTGTCGATGCTTATATACGTCTTCGGCGCAGTGTTCTTTGTCCTGTATTCGCTTATAGTGGTGCCAGTGGCAGGATACTACCACGAAGATATAGCCCAGATGGTTTCTCCGGTGGTAGGCAATTACTCGGCTTTCCTTGGATACCTGTTCTTATCCTCGGTTGCAATAGTCACCGCTTCGCTGCTTGTTTTTGCCGTCTCGATAATATTTGCAAGGAGAGACGGAGTTATACTTTCCAGGCGGACAGTGATGCTGCCTGTAATCATGTATGTGTTAGCTTATTTGCTTCTTGTAGGTAGTTCCATATGA
- a CDS encoding Cytochrome b related protein has protein sequence MADENYFDLKKLAEQEQAPKGSFNISLRAITRGEYGIDYWTGGLLAAALVYQVISGIFLAFYYQAGNPYNSTIFIISNVPFGLMLLTSHLYMAYFMVALLFVHMFRQYFIGAYRGAWRWAQWLLGLVLFGLVYLIATLGYMLSYTYVGILGLHVGEVLMQRSVIGRLFPALANWLITALVGNGTTALTFQHVFIMHVAILTGLVFLVFPIHFYLYERSGPYEPAGLKKKRSKEEYVPWFPTNLLYTLFLAFVLIGIVMLASALAPQQLVQEYGFVGYNSLPFPDWYMMPMYKLMDVGGLGLSTGGVPLLVALGGFMVLLPFIDKYKGDTPLERPAITAIGIFIILFFVIMAFWGYIQPGLSQTRLFTLIMFAGIAFVAFAATYAMKFARDDVIKNEIKSKTV, from the coding sequence ATGGCGGATGAGAATTATTTTGACCTTAAAAAGCTTGCAGAGCAGGAGCAGGCTCCGAAAGGTTCATTTAACATCTCATTGCGTGCCATAACAAGAGGGGAATATGGCATAGACTATTGGACTGGAGGCTTGCTTGCCGCAGCATTGGTGTACCAGGTAATTTCTGGGATATTCCTTGCGTTCTATTACCAGGCCGGAAACCCGTACAACTCTACCATCTTTATAATATCGAATGTGCCGTTTGGCCTCATGCTCCTTACATCGCACCTTTATATGGCGTATTTCATGGTTGCCTTGCTGTTCGTGCACATGTTTAGGCAATACTTTATAGGGGCTTACCGCGGCGCGTGGCGTTGGGCGCAGTGGCTTCTGGGTCTTGTGCTATTCGGGCTTGTTTATTTGATAGCAACCTTGGGCTACATGCTTTCGTATACCTACGTCGGGATACTTGGCCTTCATGTTGGCGAGGTGCTGATGCAGAGAAGCGTTATAGGAAGACTTTTCCCGGCCCTGGCAAATTGGCTGATTACGGCGCTTGTCGGAAATGGGACCACTGCACTGACCTTCCAGCACGTGTTCATCATGCACGTTGCCATACTCACCGGACTTGTCTTCCTAGTATTCCCGATACATTTTTATCTTTACGAGCGTTCCGGCCCTTACGAGCCCGCCGGGTTGAAGAAGAAAAGGTCGAAGGAGGAGTACGTTCCGTGGTTTCCCACCAACCTGCTTTATACGCTGTTTCTAGCATTTGTTTTGATAGGGATTGTAATGCTCGCATCCGCTCTCGCCCCGCAGCAGCTAGTCCAGGAATACGGATTTGTAGGATACAATTCGCTACCGTTCCCGGATTGGTACATGATGCCGATGTACAAGCTTATGGACGTTGGTGGGCTAGGTCTTTCGACTGGGGGGGTTCCGCTGCTCGTAGCGCTGGGCGGTTTCATGGTGCTGCTGCCCTTCATAGACAAATACAAGGGAGACACTCCGCTTGAAAGGCCGGCAATAACCGCCATTGGCATATTCATAATATTGTTTTTTGTTATAATGGCTTTTTGGGGCTATATACAGCCGGGGCTCTCGCAGACTAGGCTTTTTACGCTAATAATGTTCGCTGGAATAGCGTTTGTAGCATTCGCTGCGACATATGCGATGAAATTTGCAAGGGATGACGTGATCAAGAATGAAATTAAAAGCAAAACTGTATAG
- a CDS encoding Rieske [2Fe-2S] domain protein gives MGDEDSEEIDFKKRTFIKALGASLGAMALGGISFENYITPADRNVPVMESYPVSVLVDGSGTPITASSIPGADQSSNSYPIMVFNYPLQDEPNILMKINGVTIPGGVGSGSNIVALSGICQHLGCVVPLLDYHTHSSIPFEAKLIGYNESNWPEYGLIFCKCHGSQYNPVNGPQNLYNSGPAPSPANHSLPQVTLYVDPDDDFVYALGMNPESAVIRTHLYEPGGEVHGSEVMDENLSNGTALPLYNGTTPLSITSKIKQPVYKSIVATSSNGPWPGLY, from the coding sequence ATGGGCGATGAGGATTCTGAAGAGATTGATTTTAAAAAGAGGACTTTCATAAAAGCCTTGGGCGCCTCTTTAGGGGCAATGGCCTTGGGTGGAATTTCATTTGAAAATTACATTACTCCTGCAGACCGTAATGTGCCGGTAATGGAATCTTACCCTGTTAGCGTACTTGTCGATGGATCTGGGACGCCGATAACCGCAAGCAGCATCCCCGGAGCCGACCAGAGCAGCAATTCTTACCCGATAATGGTTTTCAATTATCCACTGCAGGACGAACCCAACATCCTTATGAAGATAAACGGAGTAACAATACCGGGCGGGGTTGGATCCGGAAGCAATATAGTGGCACTTAGCGGCATATGCCAGCACCTGGGGTGCGTAGTGCCGCTGTTAGATTACCATACACACAGCAGCATCCCGTTCGAAGCCAAACTCATAGGATATAACGAATCCAACTGGCCCGAGTACGGGCTGATTTTTTGCAAGTGCCACGGCAGCCAGTATAATCCTGTGAACGGACCGCAGAATCTTTATAACTCGGGTCCTGCACCCAGTCCAGCGAACCACTCTTTGCCACAGGTTACTTTGTACGTTGACCCGGACGACGATTTCGTGTACGCCCTGGGAATGAATCCGGAAAGTGCTGTTATAAGGACACACCTGTACGAACCGGGCGGAGAGGTTCACGGGTCCGAGGTCATGGACGAAAATTTGTCTAATGGAACAGCCTTGCCGCTTTACAATGGGACTACGCCCCTTTCGATTACCTCGAAGATAAAGCAACCGGTTTATAAAAGCATTGTCGCAACAAGCTCGAACGGGCCATGGCCTGGCCTGTACTAG
- a CDS encoding Sec-independent periplasmic protein translocase: MAKKDIGNDGGYRYLAILDEARGRIIKVLVPFLALFFFAFAFSAKAGVLFGIRIYYPYFDIFSSFGIKAVAFLESYLLPGGMHVINVNAFDAVGASVMTSLLIALFITMPFIIYEAFMFSAPALKRSERKALKIFVIPAFVMFVLGVVFSFFVFLPLVFGIFYNFMVGMHIEPYLGVRSFINTVFAFMLAFGISFELPVFMAGTSYAGVVDSRVYFDNWRYAVVGAFFIALLISPGATGGLIELGLGLLLSGLYAIGLVAAKFADRNH, translated from the coding sequence ATGGCAAAAAAAGACATTGGAAATGACGGAGGATACCGTTACCTTGCAATACTTGACGAAGCCAGAGGCAGGATAATAAAGGTCCTAGTTCCGTTCCTTGCACTTTTTTTCTTTGCCTTTGCGTTCTCTGCGAAGGCAGGAGTCCTGTTCGGCATTAGGATTTACTACCCATATTTCGACATATTTTCTAGCTTCGGAATAAAGGCGGTAGCCTTCTTGGAATCTTATCTACTCCCAGGCGGAATGCACGTAATAAATGTTAACGCTTTCGACGCTGTAGGCGCGTCGGTGATGACTAGCCTTCTTATTGCGCTTTTCATAACAATGCCCTTCATTATTTATGAGGCGTTCATGTTTTCCGCACCTGCTCTCAAGCGATCCGAACGAAAGGCGCTCAAGATTTTCGTAATACCGGCATTCGTTATGTTTGTTTTGGGCGTTGTTTTCTCATTTTTCGTTTTTCTGCCACTGGTTTTTGGCATCTTCTACAATTTCATGGTTGGGATGCATATAGAGCCATATCTGGGTGTGCGTTCTTTTATAAATACAGTGTTTGCCTTCATGCTCGCCTTTGGAATATCTTTCGAGCTTCCGGTCTTCATGGCAGGAACTTCATATGCAGGGGTGGTTGACAGCAGGGTATACTTTGATAATTGGAGATATGCTGTTGTCGGGGCGTTTTTCATAGCGCTGCTTATATCTCCTGGGGCAACAGGAGGGCTCATAGAATTGGGGCTTGGATTGCTGCTCTCAGGACTCTATGCCATAGGGCTAGTTGCTGCAAAGTTTGCTGATAGAAACCATTAG
- a CDS encoding twin-arginine translocation protein, TatA/E family subunit encodes MSVFVIGNITDWVVLALVAIILFGGSKKIPELARSLGRAMGEFKKGQKEIEKEIASETKLEAEAAKVPEQ; translated from the coding sequence TTGAGTGTTTTCGTGATAGGGAATATAACCGATTGGGTTGTGCTTGCCTTGGTTGCAATAATACTCTTCGGTGGATCGAAGAAGATACCAGAACTGGCAAGAAGCCTGGGCAGGGCCATGGGCGAGTTTAAGAAGGGCCAGAAGGAGATAGAGAAGGAGATTGCTTCAGAGACTAAACTCGAAGCTGAGGCTGCGAAGGTTCCCGAGCAATAG
- a CDS encoding phosphoesterase RecJ domain protein — MLTQNELSELVHKNAGNLFSITHIADFDGICSAAMLVHYSKISKEHVMFGNYSGEELASLMAEVEKASPKNSLVVFSDLALNDSKIDTVTDLLKQLKASGNQIAWIDHHPWSEAAIAAASEHCDFIIAGENKDFCATELVFKYLYEPFGEDLEYGKRVSEIAHLGDFNLKSEKYDKLLHSLAGAIAYMNYSRDIPGLREMVAIAATGDLESEFISKKYSYYLAELEKNMQSFRESMRLYYANGIKIGVAYGKRIQSTHACGIISETLDSDISIYIDTERGKLHFRSKPGIDCSKLAATLGGGGHPQASGAEIEGVVLDETEIKRTVDRLIESAKGIYAKPSGPSA; from the coding sequence ATGCTGACCCAAAACGAACTTTCGGAACTAGTGCATAAGAATGCAGGCAACCTGTTTAGCATAACGCATATTGCAGATTTTGACGGCATCTGCAGCGCGGCCATGTTGGTTCACTACTCAAAAATAAGCAAAGAGCACGTAATGTTCGGGAACTACTCTGGAGAGGAGCTCGCAAGCTTGATGGCAGAGGTTGAAAAGGCATCCCCTAAAAACAGCCTAGTGGTATTCAGCGACCTGGCTCTGAACGACTCAAAAATAGACACAGTAACGGACCTTCTCAAGCAGTTGAAGGCATCAGGCAACCAGATTGCGTGGATAGACCATCATCCATGGAGCGAAGCTGCGATAGCGGCGGCATCAGAGCACTGCGATTTCATTATTGCCGGCGAAAACAAGGACTTCTGTGCGACGGAGCTTGTTTTCAAGTACCTTTATGAGCCGTTCGGCGAAGACCTGGAATACGGAAAAAGGGTTTCTGAAATAGCACATCTTGGAGATTTTAACCTCAAATCGGAAAAATACGATAAACTGCTGCATTCTTTGGCCGGAGCCATAGCCTATATGAACTATTCTAGGGATATTCCTGGCCTGAGAGAAATGGTTGCAATCGCTGCAACAGGTGATCTGGAAAGCGAATTTATATCGAAGAAATATTCCTACTATTTAGCAGAATTAGAAAAGAACATGCAGTCCTTTAGGGAAAGCATGCGCCTTTATTATGCAAACGGCATCAAAATAGGCGTTGCATACGGCAAGCGCATACAGAGCACGCACGCATGCGGCATAATATCTGAAACGCTCGACTCTGACATAAGCATATACATAGATACAGAACGGGGCAAGCTGCATTTCAGGAGCAAGCCTGGAATAGACTGTTCAAAACTGGCTGCGACTCTTGGCGGAGGCGGTCATCCGCAAGCTTCCGGAGCCGAAATAGAAGGTGTGGTATTGGATGAAACGGAAATCAAAAGAACAGTAGACCGGCTTATTGAATCGGCTAAAGGGATATATGCAAAGCCCTCCGGCCCCTCAGCATAA
- a CDS encoding aldo/keto reductase yields MEYKRLGNTKIKIPELGIGTWKLGADREAAYRSIRAGIDHGMRFVDTAEMYQNEDIVGNAIRGYDVFLATKVSPHHFHYDDVIRACKESIKRLKVKKIDLYQLHWPNHRVDIGETMKAMERLCSDGLIDNIGVSNFSVDELVEAQAAMSHYAIVSNQVEYSIMSRSIEHDGLLEFCKKEHVTVIAYSPLARGEVFDRANMVGRLVEEMAKTYKKTVAQIALNYLIRQEGVVAIPKAENETHIIDDAGASGWKLGDVDVAKIREAVGDKNVRLAGEVAQKILKSTGAWAAIMERLEKARIRK; encoded by the coding sequence ATGGAATACAAGAGGCTCGGAAATACCAAAATAAAGATACCAGAACTTGGCATAGGGACGTGGAAGCTTGGCGCAGATAGGGAAGCCGCTTATAGGTCCATACGTGCAGGCATAGACCACGGTATGAGATTCGTTGACACTGCGGAAATGTATCAGAACGAAGACATAGTCGGCAATGCCATACGCGGCTACGACGTTTTTTTAGCTACAAAGGTTTCGCCCCACCATTTTCATTATGATGATGTTATAAGGGCCTGCAAGGAAAGCATAAAGCGCCTTAAGGTAAAAAAAATAGATCTTTATCAACTTCACTGGCCCAACCATAGGGTCGACATAGGTGAAACGATGAAGGCTATGGAAAGGCTTTGCTCTGATGGACTTATAGACAATATAGGGGTCAGCAATTTTAGCGTAGACGAGCTTGTTGAAGCGCAGGCTGCAATGAGCCACTATGCCATAGTTTCGAACCAGGTAGAATATAGCATAATGTCGAGAAGCATAGAGCATGACGGCCTCCTCGAATTTTGCAAGAAGGAGCATGTCACTGTGATAGCGTACAGCCCCCTGGCCAGGGGAGAGGTATTCGACAGGGCAAACATGGTTGGCAGGTTGGTTGAAGAGATGGCAAAAACTTATAAAAAGACTGTGGCGCAGATAGCCCTTAATTATCTTATAAGGCAGGAGGGTGTAGTCGCAATACCGAAGGCTGAAAACGAAACGCACATTATAGACGACGCTGGCGCGTCGGGATGGAAACTTGGAGATGTGGATGTGGCAAAAATCAGAGAGGCAGTAGGAGACAAGAACGTTAGGCTGGCAGGTGAAGTGGCGCAGAAAATACTCAAGAGCACAGGAGCCTGGGCGGCCATAATGGAAAGGCTGGAAAAGGCTAGAATCAGGAAATGA
- a CDS encoding Methyltransferase type 11, protein MADYYLKGEEKFGPITSRIYSLFASRIHDILKFYEFVVSDISSSKAKALLDIGTGPGEIPIRLARMNRFEVYAVDPSPAMLSIARGNSTGLKRVHFALGSSRSIPFKIKFDMIISSLSMHHWKEKEESLRYLSKFLSKNGEIRIYEFEREAPKSGPIGAIKGTVVGHHSLSLKEFKHIAYGSGLKVRSVHRANGFIRVTYAQS, encoded by the coding sequence ATGGCAGACTACTACCTAAAAGGAGAAGAGAAATTTGGCCCAATAACCTCAAGAATATATTCGCTGTTCGCTTCAAGGATACACGACATACTGAAATTCTACGAATTTGTTGTCTCTGACATATCATCATCAAAGGCCAAGGCCCTACTAGATATAGGTACAGGCCCAGGCGAAATTCCGATAAGGCTTGCAAGAATGAACCGGTTTGAAGTTTACGCAGTTGATCCGTCGCCTGCCATGTTGTCTATAGCAAGGGGCAATTCCACAGGCCTAAAACGCGTGCATTTTGCATTAGGAAGCAGCAGAAGCATTCCATTCAAAATTAAATTTGACATGATAATAAGCTCTCTATCGATGCATCACTGGAAAGAAAAGGAAGAATCGCTGCGCTACCTATCCAAGTTCCTGTCAAAAAACGGCGAAATAAGAATATACGAATTCGAGCGCGAAGCGCCAAAGAGTGGTCCAATCGGGGCGATTAAAGGCACTGTAGTTGGTCATCATTCGCTAAGCTTGAAAGAATTCAAACACATAGCCTATGGCTCAGGGCTAAAGGTGCGTTCGGTTCATAGAGCAAATGGCTTCATACGCGTAACATATGCGCAGTCCTAG